In Crassostrea angulata isolate pt1a10 chromosome 6, ASM2561291v2, whole genome shotgun sequence, a genomic segment contains:
- the LOC128187109 gene encoding nuclear receptor corepressor 1-like isoform X1, translating to MSGRPPNERGPPGNPHDVPSPYKRPRPQSPVQQRPGYPYAQDPQSHRAYPGVPVTASVYPMYRQEYQGSADQAGRDRYREEYHLIPHRRPTLLHDYQAHRANIDRYRSREAYAGYAQDTMGNIQVSQGGGDPGPSTSQVNQASTGPHTPKRPRLGMERPELQPLQIDVKKEPTYNPQVEAISPTLPPDETSPSSKDQLLQAISKVDREISKVDKDIQKLKKKQLVCLQEQLELEKCKPPEEKQKVKDIVVTETKHQSIAQIIYAENRKKAEEAHNMFAKLGPKIDLVCVKLPLYNQPSDTTVYHENKRKYAEFKPRLLLHFKKRQQEKRIRERYLTERYDQLMQVWLKKIERIENNAKRKAKDAKTREYFEKVFPEIKKNREDKERFSRAGTRAGNNGVYARSEAELEQIMDGLHEQEEEDKKMRSYAVVPPMMLDARQRKLRYTNNNGRVEDPMAEDEERKFINVWTPQEKNIFKEKYLQHPKNFSYIAQFLERKSVADCVQYYYQTKKTENYKQLLRKQTVRKQKWKKPQQQASSRLQDDSNKERGAGGEDEVVSSATSEQAMETSDNCAQASSSSEADLKIKEEEFSSDDNEAMAAVTAGSEGDGGAHNCAICDVHLEHYGLSRPLTQSNCDLYGMKEENLKPDMRVCSSCRCKSVRRRYTQCPVPLCKTPKRKVKRLRPLPPKWSELSAEAKDPIIKELQLTDDITKCCSACFNRIARRLGTGSGAGDQVAPMAPETTDTTGILKSVETSRWTEEEMEIAKQGLRLHGRDWAAIASMVPTKTEAQCKNFYFNYKKKLNLEQIVQEHAKEKVLNSQEVDKRTTSVCESIASTVTATSDVEDMSSGMEDNDEDNDSDTTSAPSPTAQRMEEGPMKEDKQEGNTVPELPDHQSTAPVGFPQNLTSNKPLSASQGSLRSVDNDSSATMSADEAHPSDSHTHREQQSEPRDSFSPRTSGIPASKLPMQHPGFGNFPLQPPQASQTHVQQVIQGAQLGVPNQPRPSTSPGLQMKSAPHAHPSPIRQSPVPSMVGSSPALEMDHNRPSRPSSRDIREVQQGMGQANSSVLDFSGRQMSQNQQQGRNTLYSMMYQGENNQHRPSSAMSEPGFVNQGHLSRSMSPIVPGNKNSQNDAKRMSCVRDLIHSAIERNLVQSDRPTERPPEKRPASSEPVYRGQPMIPGMNQYNVQDLRKEKPEYGGRHSVSPYHMPVGRMEREVPDSRDRDLPQDLSKAPQGYRGNPRDFGSQPQFEYRRPAEDPLPRSSGPPPAHSQKPSGYYHNEALPLTNRPPSVEQKSPQPSFQHDRQAISPAINRHIPPSTSPYPGMPTVMDPHGRGQPRQTIPPPPPLINNKGPSPKLNTKSPPSSGHPSMLMPPGSVMHSPSGSITQGTPVRTMAQSLNPNQVASMAQRQEAIHRPVQPRMPSGSITSGTPVNRDMGNRGPPGGMEGPRMQQLQWEQQRMMMEQHMTRPQQYPQPGMPYPYQSENSTRQTIRCDFETSRQMGGPHSRKQESQSSPRGKEGKPGAYPGSMMPGYPQSSQGLVYLQPSMPQDRRLSPHPSHNAPPHEEKPIGWPKQGMAGPVPGQVPHDRPSITHGTGRPSVITVNDRPEYPNEGMRGGQGASSPRYDSMLQRQQQQQQQRTSIPAATLAAQQQEYNRRQMQEKQEQQERENANKVKAFNLEEQIRREIMESPKQEERLHKTETDSSRSTSNRSSPGYRQQNISTPAEFFKVFAQDQSGTNRSGSERQSSLTAANLIDAIIIHQINSSTEETATSKTETSPMNSMVSSASRPKQEPPDSAPQAGPHSLQPDQKSPPAMHGKKRWVHESQQRPAQSSPMPSTPQSGSGQVSDSDNSPTTSSMDAQTPKSEGSSAEQKNNMTLGEHITSIIMMDYGNGKPSLKNNVLSQINGSPEDSPSVSNSGTPVTAVPDQSSPGKPLMSQSQTDGVSQSTDSRPRSFSTGAGFVPSVHGHKWKKAHMHQDTSNMGSRSSSGSGEMYPDSMTSHTGEGDRGQQPDQSRSPLICSGTEPVSPAGAPESSEALPATTSPPPSPRSRSGSLNISSSVAANHQHISSLLSRPNTAGGHQAECSVSSPQVSEVASSSKPDNSQLGSLSPLDYVKNKIAEVLRDEYDPKAQSGASAMHQRSLQQKMAQQSGPSHLQSSSVGINRSISPMTGGHHQQAEPESTQQRGWDNQQREMHSQQHGDSMASLQQHQHETFPSSTSSNEQLQYQDPNNKHLSSSDEVSDSSSTSSQPVSQMSAAHAKKRMFARGRVKYGPDDAQSKYSQPKSLPSSMSEVQRASTTTDKKGPRSEYDFPDSPDDDPVVKGSYMALSSTTRSPRRGIVDSSDSRTERGGDSQVQSSDSRFGMDHSEAQSSEAQSYMRPDQNIDSRFMRRSSKHDTSEVDESSNVSHPSIDSTHSDRMIIDESGGAIDSSSVADVTSASPQRDRSKSSRSSKDSENSPRSSTDVQDGGERMAQSRTPDSAVGSFTHRSRSPRVGESHFPLLDTTTHPHSSSEMPTSASNIPTSTSSASMPSPYSGAGQQVGSSDGDHGFQQRGHEPTLLLSAQYETLSDDD from the exons AAGTAGGGAAGCTTATGCTGGATACGCTCAGGACACAATGGGAAATATTCAGGTATCCCAAGGGGGTGGAGATCCAGGTCCCAGTACAAGCCAGGTCAACCAAGCCTCCACTGGTCCTCACACCCCCAAACGCCCCCGCCTGGGGATGGAAAGACCAGAGTTACAGCCCCTGCAGATAGACGTAAAAAAG GAACCAACCTACAATCCGCAAGTGGAGGCAATATCGCCCACCCTCCCTCCCGATGAGACCAGTCCCTCCTCCAAGGATCAGCTTCTTCAGGCCATCAGTAAAGTGGATAGAGAGATCAGCAAGGTGGACAAAGACATTCAGAAACTCAAAAAGAAACAG CTTGTTTGTTTACAGGAGCAGCTAGAGTTAGAGAAATGTAAACCACCAGAAGAGAAACAGAAAGTAAAGGATATTGTTGTCACGGAGACCAAACATCAGAGCATAGCTCAAATCATTTATGCTGAGAACAGG aaaaaagctGAGGAAGCACACAACATGTTTGCTAAACTAGGGCCGAAGATAGATCTGGTATGTGTTAAATTG CCTCTGTATAACCAGCCCTCAGACACCACTGTTTACCATGAGAACAAAAGAAA gtATGCTGAGTTCAAACCTCGGCTCCTTCTGCATTTCAAAAAGAGACAGCAGGAGAAGAGAATAAGG GAGAGGTATCTAACTGAAAGATATGATCAGTTGATgcaagtttggttgaaaaaGATCGAAAGAATCGAGAACAATGCTAAAAGAAA AGCCAAAGATGCCAAAACAAGGGAGTACTTTGAGAAGGTATTCCCAGAGATCAAGAAGAACAGGGAGGATAAAGAGAGGTTTTCCAG GGCTGGGACTCGAGCTGGGAACAATGGGGTGTATGCAAGGAGTGAGGCCGAGCTGGAGCAGATTATGGATGGACTTCATGAACAAGAG GAGGAAGACAAAAAGATGAGGAGCTATGCAGTGGTGCCCCCTATGATGTTGGATGCTCGGCAACGTAAATTACGATACACAAACAATAATGGGCGTGTAGAAGATCCAATGGCTGAGGATGAGGAGAGAAAGTTTATAAATGTGTGGACACCACAGGAAAAGAACATCTTCAAGGAGAAATATTTACAGCATCCCAAAAACTTCTCTTACATTGCTCAGTTTCTGGAGAGAAAG AGTGTAGCAGACTGTGTCCAGTACTACTATCAAACCAAGAAAACAGAAAATTACAAACAGCTTCTACGTAAACAGACAGTACGAAAACAGAAGTGGAAGAAGCCTCAG CAGCAAGCATCCTCACGCCTTCAGGATGACTCTAACAAGGAGCGAGGTGCTGGTGGTGAAGATGAGGTAGTCTCCTCAGCCACCTCAGAGCAGGCAATGGAAACCTCAGATAACTGTGCACAAGCCTCCTCCTCAAGTGAGGCAGACCTCAAGATCAAAGAGGAAGAATTCTCATCAGATGACAACGAGGCAATGGCAGCAGTCACTGCAGGGAGTGAAGGGGATG GGGGTGCCCATAACTGTGCGATCTGCGATGTGCATCTAGAGCACTATGGTCTGAGTCGACCTTTGACACAAAGTAATTGTGACCTGTATGGTATGAAGGAAGAAAACCTGAAGCCTGACATGAGAGTGTGCAGCAGTTGTCGCTGTAAATCTGTGAGGCGCAGATACACACA ATGCCCAGTACCTTTATGTAAAACTCCAAAGAGGAAGGTCAAGCGACTCCGACCCCTGCCCCCTAAATGGTCAGAGTTATCAGCTGAGGCTAAAGACCCAATCATCAAGGAACTTC AGCTTACTGATGACATTACAAAGTGCTGCTCTGCCTGTTTTAACCGGATAGCGAGGAGACTGGGGACGGGATCTGGGGCCGGGGACCAGGTGGCACCGATGGCCCCCGAGACCACAGACACCACAGGTATTCTAA agagTGTAGAGACATCTCGTTGGACTGAAGAGGAAATGGAGATAGCAAAACAAG GACTGAGGCTTCATGGCAGAGACTGGGCAGCCATAGCAAGCATGGTACCTACTAAGACAGAGGCACAGTGCAAAAATTTCTACTTTAACTACAAGAAGAAACTGAATCTGGAGCAGATTGTTCAGGAACATGCCAAAGAAAAG GTTTTAAATTCCCAAGAAGTAGACAAAAGGACCACCTCTGTGTGTGAGAGTATTGCTTCCACGGTTACAGCGACCTCAGATGTGGAGGACATGTCCTCAGGAATGGAGGACAATGATGAGGATAATGACTCTGACACAACCAGTGCTCCTAGCCCCACTGCTCAAAGGATGGAGGAAG gtCCAATGAAAGAGGACAAACAAGAAGGGAACACCGTGCCTGAACTACCGGATCACCAGAGCACTGCCCCAGTGGGATTCCCCCAGAACCTGACCTCTAACAAGCCTCTGAGTGCCTCCCAGGGCAGCCTCCGCAGTGTGGACAATGACAGCAGTGCCACAATGAGTGCTGATGAAGCCCATCCCTCAGACAGCCACACCCACAGGGAACAGCAGA GTGAGCCAAGAGACTCATTTAGTCCTAGAACATCTGGAATCCCTGCCTCTAAGTTACCGATGCAGCATCCAGGTTTTGGTAACTTTCCACTGCAACCTCCTCAAGCAAGTCAGACTCACGTACAGCAGGTGATTCAAGGTGCCCAGTTAGGTGTACCGAATCAACCCCGGCCTTCCACAAGCCCTGGTTTACAGATGAAGAGTGCTCCACATGCCCATCCATCACCCATCAGGCAGAGCCCAGTGCCCAGTATGGTGGGCTCAAGTCCTGCCCTGGAGATGGACCACAATCGCCCATCTCGTCCATCAAGTCGTGACATTAGGGAGGTACAGCAAGGAATGGGACAGGCAAACTCCTCAGTGCTGGATTTCTCAGGTAGACAGATGTCACAAAACCAACAGCAGGGCAGGAACACCTTATATAGTATGATGTATCAAGGAGAGAATAATCAACACAGACCTTCTAGTGCTATGTCAGAGCCAGGATTTGTCAACCAAGGCCATCTGAGTAGGAGCATGTCACCAATTGTGCCAGGCAACAAGAACAGTCAGAATGATGCCAAGAGAATGTCCTGTGTCCGTGACCTCATTCATTCAGCGATAGAGAGGAATCTGGTTCAGTCGGATCGACCTACAGAGAGACCCCCTGAAAAAC GGCCTGCATCCTCAGAGCCAGTTTATAGAGGTCAACCAATGATTCCTGGAATGAATCAGTACAATGTTCAGGATCTAAGGAAAGAGAAGCCAGAGTATGGTGGGCGGCACTCAGTTTCTCCCTATCACATGCCTGTGGGCAGAATGGAGAGGGAGGTACCTGACAGCAGGGACAGAGATCTTCCTCAGGACCTGTCTAAAGCCCCCCAAGGTTACAGGGGAAATCCCAGGGATTTTGGAAGCCAGCCTCAGTTTGAATATAGAAGACCTGCAGAGGATCCGTTGCCTAGGTCTTCTGGTCCTCCACCTGCTCACTCTCAAAAACCAAGTGGATATTATCACAATGAGGCTCTGCCACTAACTAACAGACCTCCATCTGTGGAGCAGAAGTCCCCACAGCCTTCCTTCCAGCATGACAGACAGGCAATATCACCAGCCATTAATAGGCACATCCCACCAAGTACATCCCCATACCCTGGAATGCCCACAGTAATGGACCCCCATGGCCGTGGACAACCTAGGCAAACCATTCCTCCACCCCCGCCATTAATCAATAACAAGGGACCTTCCCCCAAGCTGAACACAAAATCCCCTCCATCAAGTGGCCATCCCTCCATGCTCATGCCTCCAGGTTCAGTTATGCATTCACCTTCAGGATCAATAACTCAGGGTACTCCTGTGAGAACTATGGCTCAGAGTTTGAATCCAAATCAGGTAGCAAGTATGGCACAGCGTCAGGAGGCTATTCACAGACCTGTACAGCCAAGGATGCCTAGTGGCTCAATAACTAGTGGCACACCTGTCAATAGAGATATGGGGAACCGAGGGCCTCCAGGTGGAATGGAGGGGCCAAGGATGCAGCAGTTACAATGGGAGCAACAGAGAATGATGATGGAGCAACACATGACCAGACCACAGCAATATCCCCAGCCAGGAATGCCATATCCTTACCAGTCAGAGAACAGCACCAGACAAACAATCAGATGTGACTTTGAAACTTCTAGGCAGATGGGAGGACCTCACAGCAGAAAACAAGAGAGCCAATCCTCACCTAGAGGAAAAGAGGGAAAGCCAGGAGCATACCCAGGATCCATGATGCCAGGCTATCCTCAAAGTAGCCAGGGGTTGGTGTATCTTCAACCTTCCATGCCACAAGATAGGAGATTGTCACCACACCCATCACATAATGCTCCACCACATGAGGAGAAACCTATTGGATGGCCTAAACAGGGAATGGCTGGACCAGTTCCTGGTCAAGTTCCTCATGATCGACCAAGCATAACCCATGGGACAGGCCGTCCCAGTGTCATCACTGTGAATGATCGCCCAGAGTACCCAAACGAGGGTATGAGAGGTGGGCAGGGTGCAAGCTCCCCAAGATATGACTCAATGTTACAAAGACAGCAGCAGCAACAACAGCAAAGAACAAGCATACCAGCTGCTACACTTGCAGCACAGCAACAGGAGTACAACAGAAGACAGATGCAAGAAAAACAAGAACAACAAGAAAGGGAGAATGCAAACAAAGTCAAGGCTTTCAATTTGGAAGAGCAGATCAGAAGAGAGATAATGGAGTCCCCCAAACAAGAGGAGAGGCTTCACAAAACCGAAACAGATTCCAGCAGATCCACATCAAACCGATCTTCCCCAGGATACAGGCAACAGAACATCTCAACTCCAGCAGAGTTCTTCAAAGTCTTTGCCCAAGATCAAAGTGGAACAAACCGCTCAGGCAGTGAGAGACAGTCTTCCTTAACCGCTGCCAATCTGATTGATGCTATTATTATTCATCAGATAAATAGTTCTACAGAAGAGACAGCGACTTCCAAAACAGAGACATCTCCTATGAACTCTATGGTCTCCTCTGCTTCTCGTCCCAAACAGGAGCCACCAGACTCGGCTCCACAAGCAGGACCACATTCTTTGCAGCCTGACCAAAAGTCACCACCAGCCATGCATGGGAAGAAGAGATGGGTGCATGAATCTCAGCAGAGGCCTGCTCAGTCTTCTCCTATGCCAAGCACTCCTCAG AGTGGATCAGGACAGGTATCAGACAGTGACAATAGTCCAACAACATCCAGCATGGACGCCCAGACTCCCAAATCTGAAGGATCAAGTGCTGAACAGAAGAATAACATGACCCTGGGGGAACACATCACCTCCATCATAATGATGGATTATGGCAACGGCAAGCCCTCCCTCAAAAACAACGTTCTCAGTCAGATTAATGGCAGCCCAGAAGACTCTC ccTCTGTCAGTAATTCGGGAACCCCAGTCACTGCAGTGCCTGACCAGTCGTCCCCAGGGAAACCCCTGATGTCCCAGAGTCAGACTGATGGGGTGTCCCAGTCCACTGACTCTCGCCCCCGAAGCTTCTCTACAGGAGCAGGATTTGTACCCTCTGTCCATGGCCACAAATGGAAGAAAGCCCACATGCAT CAGGACACCAGTAATATGGGATCCAGAAGTTCATCTGGATCTGGAGAAATGTACCCGGACAGCATGACCTCTCACACGGGAGAAGGGGATAGGGGTCAACAGCCGGACCAATCCCGCTCCCCACTCATCTGTAGTGGCACTGAACCAGTGTCCCCCGCAG GAGCCCCAGAGAGTAGCGAGGCACTGCCTGCCACGACTTCTCCCCCTCCCTCGCCTCGCTCACGATCTGGTTCACTGAACATTTCCTCAAGTGTAGCCGCAAATCACCAACATATTTCCAGTCTCTTGTCTAGACCCAACACTGCTG GTGGCCACCAAGCGGAGTGTTCTGTCTCCTCCCCACAAGTGTCAGAAGTGGCCTCCAGCTCCAAGCCTGACAACAGCCAGCTGGGCAGCCTGTCCCCGCTGGACTACGTCAAGAACAAGATTGCTGAAGTCCTCCGGGATGAGTACGATCCCAAGGCACAATCTGGTGCGTCTGCCATGCATCAGAGAAGCCTTCAACAGAAAATGGCACAGCAATCAGGACCCAGTCACCTACAGAGTTCCAGTGTAGGAATCAATCGTTCCATCTCTCCAATGACAGGGGGTCACCACCAACAGGCAGAGCCAGAGTCCACCCAGCAGAGGGGCTGGGATAATCAACAGAGAGAGATGCACTCACAGCAACATGGAGACAGCATGGCGTCTTTACAGCAACACCAGCATGAGACTTTTCCTTCAAGTACTTCCTCCAATGAGCAGCTGCAATATCAGGACCCAAACAACAAACACCTTAGTTCAAGTGATGAAGTGAGTGATAGCTCCAGCACTTCTTCCCAACCTGTATCTCAGATGTCAGCGGCACATGCTAAGAAACGCATGTTTGCACGTGGAAGAGTCAAGTATGGGCCTGATGATGCTCAGAGCAAATACTCCCAGCCAAAATCGTTACCATCATCTATGTCTGAAGTTCAGAGGGCATCTACCACAACAGACAAGAAAGGTCCACGATCTGAATACGACTTCCCAGATAGTCCGGATGATGACCCTGTGGTGAAAGGAAGCTACATGGCTCTGTCAAGTACAACCAGAAGCCCTCGCCGTGGAATAGTTGATAGTTCTGACAGTCGTACAGAACGAGGAGGTGACTCGCAAGTCCAAAGTTCAGACTCAAGATTTGGAATGGACCATAGCGAAGCCCAGAGCTCAGAAGCTCAGTCTTACATGCGACCAGATCAAAACATTGACAGTCGCTTCATGAGACGCTCATCCAAACACGATACATCAGAAGTGGATGAAAGTTCTAATGTGTCTCATCCAAGCATAGACAGTACACACTCAGACAGAATGATCATTGATGAATCAGGGGGTGCTATAGATAGTTCATCGGTAGCTGACGTAACCTCCGCATCACCCCAAAGGGACAGGTCAAAATCTTCAAGGTCATCCAAAGACAGTGAGAACAGCCCTCGCAGTAGTACGGATGTTCAAGACGGAGGAGAACGCATGGCTCAAAGTCGTACACCAGACAGTGCCGTAGGGTCATTTACACACCGATCTCGATCCCCGAGGGTAGGCGAGTCACACTTCCCTCTTCTAGACACCACCACACACCCACACTCTAGCTCCGAAATGCCAACGTCTGCATCTAACATCCCTACAAGCACCTCCTCTGCCTCAATGCCTTCTCCATACTCTGGGGCCGGGCAACAGGTGGGGTCCAGTGATGGAGACCATGGGTTCCAGCAGAGGGGGCACGAGCCCACCCTCCTTCTGTCCGCACAATACGAGACACTGTCTGACGACGATTGA